Proteins found in one Fulvitalea axinellae genomic segment:
- a CDS encoding BF3164 family lipoprotein: protein MKILTRFSLVVLVVVLFWSCGETKVIRVSEAGAKFTEFPDSCGIAMKKVIDVPGIITGMCLADSTLFMLNSKHGREGRSLYNYYLGSDSLSLGYVTRGRGPGEVLGANSICLAGGKLWMFDITLEKFLVSRESVIDAMPDKAGMFAEVRLEKDRNVYALVAVLNDSAFVSSANLTSPFKVTKVNMGATPTVSHFGEYHGEVDSSYVGGLKKAFNALPFAHPSGEKLVLAYTNTDVIEIYDTQKERRLVAIHGPDNITLDFEQKQKFARAFIRDDKDDIRTFEGGAVTEEYIYLIYSGKPLRYMSNGRRLLNLGGKSILVYDWEGNPVKKFLLDKQVVSISVSQNDEMLYAFDVNEGCLVKADIKMQGI, encoded by the coding sequence ATGAAAATATTAACTAGGTTTTCCTTGGTTGTTCTAGTGGTGGTTTTGTTTTGGTCATGCGGGGAAACAAAAGTTATCCGTGTGAGTGAAGCGGGCGCTAAGTTTACAGAGTTTCCTGATTCATGCGGTATAGCAATGAAGAAGGTGATTGACGTTCCCGGAATAATAACAGGTATGTGTTTAGCAGACTCTACTTTGTTTATGCTCAATAGTAAACACGGTAGAGAGGGAAGATCATTATATAATTATTATCTAGGTTCAGACAGTTTGTCATTAGGTTATGTGACTAGGGGTCGTGGGCCAGGTGAAGTCCTTGGTGCTAATAGTATTTGTCTCGCAGGAGGAAAGCTTTGGATGTTTGATATAACCTTGGAAAAATTTTTGGTTTCAAGAGAGTCGGTCATTGATGCCATGCCGGACAAAGCGGGGATGTTTGCGGAAGTTCGTTTAGAAAAAGATAGAAATGTTTATGCCTTGGTCGCTGTGTTAAATGATTCTGCTTTTGTGTCTAGCGCAAACTTAACGAGTCCATTCAAAGTGACCAAGGTCAATATGGGGGCGACTCCGACTGTTAGTCATTTTGGAGAATACCATGGGGAAGTGGATTCGTCTTATGTTGGAGGCTTGAAGAAAGCCTTTAATGCGCTTCCTTTTGCGCACCCGTCAGGAGAAAAGCTTGTGCTGGCATACACTAATACGGATGTTATAGAGATTTATGACACTCAAAAAGAAAGAAGATTAGTGGCGATCCATGGGCCGGATAATATAACGCTGGATTTTGAGCAGAAACAAAAGTTTGCTCGGGCTTTTATTCGAGATGATAAAGATGATATAAGAACCTTTGAAGGTGGAGCGGTGACGGAAGAGTATATTTATTTGATTTATTCGGGCAAGCCACTTCGTTATATGTCGAATGGTAGGCGTTTACTGAATCTAGGAGGAAAATCCATTTTGGTTTATGATTGGGAAGGAAATCCTGTTAAGAAATTTTTGTTGGATAAACAGGTGGTGAGTATTTCCGTGTCACAGAATGATGAAATGTTATATGCGTTTGATGTGAATGAAGGGTGTTTGGTAAAGGCAGATATAAAAATGCAGGGAATATGA
- the lepB gene encoding signal peptidase I, with product MRKRFVLGLLGGAILSLAVLGLYWLAILSLVLVLCLFTLKKALVRVASMPLRRGLSAVLLVFGLMVTTALFKVVVVGPFRIPSGSMQKTLYTGDVVLVNKLAFGPRLPRSPFEIPWLNIAFYFNDKARSRIKEKWWDYRRLPGMDSVRRGEMYVSETNFGYVAKRCVALPGDTLEVRGGALRVNGRSFEPSEAVRSRYGFRVRDNEGFQSFIKQKAVRLKPNDQGLYRPVLEKGFADALINSGVVDSLRILPSQHKKSNLYGPLSPWTFSDYGPYIVPKKGCRIELTPFNFSCYGRLIKDYEGAKIVRRGDGFWLRGEQVTHYNFHRDYYFMMGDNRVWTVDSRGWGPLPECNLVGRIDMVLWSSWEGEFHWERFMKFVD from the coding sequence ATGAGAAAACGCTTTGTTTTGGGCCTCTTAGGGGGGGCGATATTGTCACTTGCTGTTCTAGGCTTATATTGGTTGGCCATATTGTCCTTGGTTTTGGTCTTGTGTCTCTTTACACTAAAGAAAGCGTTGGTCAGAGTCGCTTCTATGCCTCTTCGTCGTGGGCTTTCAGCCGTTTTATTGGTGTTTGGCCTGATGGTCACCACTGCGCTGTTTAAGGTTGTGGTGGTAGGGCCTTTCCGTATACCAAGTGGATCAATGCAAAAAACTTTGTACACCGGAGATGTGGTTTTAGTTAATAAGCTGGCTTTCGGGCCTCGCCTGCCTCGTTCCCCTTTCGAGATTCCTTGGTTGAATATCGCGTTTTATTTTAATGATAAAGCGAGGTCCCGAATCAAGGAAAAGTGGTGGGATTACCGTCGATTGCCGGGCATGGATTCGGTAAGGCGTGGTGAGATGTACGTATCCGAGACTAATTTCGGGTATGTGGCCAAGCGTTGTGTGGCCTTGCCAGGAGATACGCTTGAGGTGCGGGGAGGGGCTTTACGGGTGAACGGTCGGTCTTTCGAGCCTTCGGAGGCCGTCAGGAGCCGTTACGGATTTCGTGTCCGTGATAACGAAGGTTTCCAGAGTTTTATCAAACAGAAAGCTGTACGACTAAAACCAAATGATCAGGGACTATATAGGCCTGTTCTGGAGAAAGGTTTCGCTGACGCTTTAATAAATAGCGGAGTGGTGGATTCCTTGAGAATACTGCCGTCGCAACACAAGAAAAGTAATTTGTACGGTCCATTAAGTCCTTGGACATTTTCCGATTATGGTCCTTATATAGTGCCAAAGAAGGGGTGTCGAATAGAACTCACCCCTTTTAATTTTTCCTGCTATGGACGTTTGATTAAAGATTATGAAGGAGCGAAAATAGTTAGGAGGGGAGATGGGTTTTGGTTAAGAGGGGAGCAAGTTACGCATTATAACTTTCACAGAGACTACTATTTTATGATGGGAGATAACCGGGTTTGGACAGTGGATTCAAGGGGCTGGGGCCCACTTCCTGAGTGCAATTTGGTTGGTCGTATAGACATGGTGTTGTGGTCGTCATGGGAGGGTGAGTTCCATTGGGAACGTTTTATGAAGTTCGTGGATTGA